Below is a window of Fulvitalea axinellae DNA.
TCAGGAGGGAAATCTTCCGGCAAGGTGACCAAAGGCGGAAGCAAGAAAGCTTCGGAACCGAAACGTGAATTTTTTGCGATCGAAAGCAAGCAATACCAGCCTACCGGTTTTGGCGTTCAGGTGGGAAGCTTCCGGGAGCTTGACAATATCGTGCGTCTAACGTCCGGTTTGGGCGGACGCTTCGGATGTCAGATTCTGGTGGAAGTGGCTTATGTAAACGGGCATAAATATTACCGGGTATCTTTGGGTACATTTAAAACCCGTAAGCGAGCCGAGAGTGTGACCAAAGGGGTGAAGAGCGAATTCCCTGACGCGTTTGTAATTACTTTTCCCGAAAAAGAAAACAGTTGATTTACCCTCTCAGGCTGTTTCTCGGCTGATTTTTGCGTAAGTTGTGGCTGAATAAATCTGTCAGGATATGCCACGTCACGAAGATAAAAAATGCCCCCGTTGCGGTGCCGGGTTTGAATGCAAAACAGGCTCGGTAACGATTTGCCAATGTTATGCAGTGCCTTTGAATACCGATGAACGGGAGTATATCAGAGAGAAGTTTGACGACTGTTTGTGCGCACGCTGTTTAGCGCAATTGAAACAGGAATTTCATGATACCGGAAATGAAAAAACGGTCTCCGACAAATAAGCGTCGGAGACCGTTTTTTATGCGAACCGGAACCGCTTGCTCCGTAAAGCCATAAACGTTAAGAAAGACAGCGTACAGGCTGTTAGCAGAATGCCGATAAAACCCTTCTGCATATCGTAGTAATTTTGGAAGACTACCCCGAATATCACGGGGGAAACGGCCGTAGCCAAAACCATAATAGTTGACACTAGGCTTTTTGTTGTGCCCAAATATTGGGCGCCATAGATTTCCGCCCACAAGGCGCTTCCTACCAAACTTCCGAAACTTAGGGACATGCCGTTAAGGCTAAGGTAAACGGCTAAACGCCAAGAATCATTGCCCGAAAATAAAACAGCGATACCTATGGCCAAAGGTATGGGAGCCAAAGGAGCGAGTCTGACAGCGGTGAACTTATCGATGAGCGGGCCGGTAAATAGTGTGCTGATAATCCGGAATGTTCCGAAGAAAATAAACGTGGCGGCGAACCAGCCTTCCTCCCACCCTTTTGCCTCAAGGATTAGGTTTTGGTGGATGAAAACGCCGGTAGTCACGAACGGGCTGAATACGACCGTAAGCGCCGGCGCCAGAAAAGTGAAATCTTTTAGCAGTGCCTTTCTTGATAATTTTCCCGATCCGACCCTAGTGGATTTTTTGCCCGTAGCGTGAATATGCTCGTCTGGTTTTATGAGGAAAGTGCAGAGCGCCGGAAAAGCGATTCCGGCCAATACGGCGAAGATTACCCAAGTCTCTTGCCAGCCCCAAAGCGCAATGGAGGCTATGATCATTGCGGGAGCGAAAATCTCACCTATCGACATTCCCATTGACGCTAATGCCAATGCCTTTCCTCTATTATGGTGAAAGAATTTTCCCATGGCCGTAGCGCCAGCGAGAGGCATCAAACCTTGGCCGGAAAGCCTAAGGCCGGTAAGGGCTATAAGCATCACCCAAGGATTTCCGGCCGAAGCTAAAACCAAACAAAAGCCACCCAAAGCCAAGCCGTTAATTCTGCTGAAAGAACGTATCGGCATCTTGTCGGTAAAAGGTCCGAATACCGAAAGTAGAAACGCTCCGCCCAAAGTGGCGGCGGAATAGTAATACGAAAAGGTTTGGTTATCGAGACTAAAACTGCTGAGAAGGTATGGGACAAACAGGCTTATCAGAAAAGATTGTCCGAAAGAAGAGGCAAGATAATGCGAAGCGCCGAAGCCGATAATGCGGGGATAGCGGATCACGAGTCTGCCGTAATGTGACAGGAGATGTTTCATAGCGCATCGGGCATGAGATGTTGTCTTGAATCGTGAGGGATTCCGGTGCCCGTTTTCGGAATCTGTCACCAAACTGCGGGCCAATCTGTTTTGAAAACACTTGTCTGGTTGGCCCGAAAACAAAACTGCCGGGACCAGAAGGCCTCGGCAGTTTGCAAATGATATTTTCGAAAATCTTAGTAGTGCTTGTAGCGCTCGTCTTTTACGCCAGCGTGTTTTTCCAAAGACTTGCTGATGTTGAAGGCCGTTTGCGAACGCTTACGGCTGTTAAGCTGGTCTTTGTAGCTGTTGTAGTCAGCGATTTCAGGAGCCGCTTGCTTGCGGATAACTTGGATAACGGCGATACCGTTGTCAAGCTTGATTGGTCCTGATATTTGTCCTTCCTTCAGACCGAGGGCAGTACCCACGAGCTCAGGAGCGAATCCTGTAGAAGGCAAAGTGTTGTCGCTCGGCTTGAGGCCGGACTTGTTGAAAACGTTGGCTTCGCTACCGAAGGCGATCGCCCATTCGTTGATGTCGCCGTTTTTCGTTTTCTGAAGTTTCTCAGTGATGAAGACAGCTTTCTTCTCGTTACGGGCTTTGCGCTCGGCAGTGCTTTTCACGCTTGCGAATGATGCTGTTCCTTCTTCGGTCTTACCGGTCATTATCATTACGAGGTAGTGGTCGTCTCCCGCTTCGAATACCTGAGACACTTTTCCTACTTCGCCTTCGCGGTACAACCAAGTCACGGCGCTACGGGCGTCGCCTACGAAACCGATTCTTCTGTCAGTGGCGCGAACGTCAACGGCGTCGCGGATGGCGTACCCGTCTTTCTCGGCGTTAGCTTTGAAGTCGTCGTAGTCAGTGCTGGTGCTGGCGAAGAGGTCAGCTTTCTTGTAAACGGCGTCTACAGACTCATCGCTTGGGTAAAGCTCGCGCTCGATTGTAGCGACTGTGTATACGTTGTAGTTCGGCAACGAAGTCACGTCGATGATGTGGTAACCGAACTCCGTTTTTACGAGGTTGCGGAGAACGCCGGTTCTCTTGGCGTCGAAAACAGCTTTCTCAAATGGAGCGACCATACGGCCTTTCGTGAACCATCCGAGATCGCCACCGCGAGTAGCGGTTCCGTCCTGTCCGTATTTGGCTGCCATAGCGGCGAAGTTGGCGCCACCACGGATTTCTTTCAATACTTTCTGAGCCTCTTTCTTAACCTCGGCGTCATTGCTACCGTCAGTTTTGAAGAGAATGTGGCTGGCGCGTACCGAGGCGTTCTCGCCTTTGGTAATGTCAGTCACTTTGTAGAGCGTGTAGTACTGACCGGTCTTGTAAGGTCCTCTAACGTCTCCTGCCGAAAGGATCGGCGCATTGATTTGCAGACGGCGTGGCAATTCGGCGGCACCGAAGTGTCCGTAGAAGTTGAATCCGCGAGAGTTCTCGGTGTTGATCTTGGCGTAGATCGAGTCCTCTTTCGCTTGGCGGAAATCTTCTTTCACCTCAGCCATTTCCTTCATGAAGGCTGCGCTGTCCTCGGCCGTAGGGATTACGGCGAAGTCTACGTATTTGGCCGAACGACCTTCCTCGTTAACCTGGAAATCTTCCGCATGGCTGTTGAGGTAGGCTTTGGCTTCTCCTTCGCTTACTTTGAATACGCTGTCAGCCAAGGCCGAGTACGGTACGTAAAGGTAACGGGTGTCGATAAGCTCCGTCTGGTTGTTATATTCTTTTTGAGCCTCAATTTTAGTGGTGTAGTCACCGTTGAGGATCATGTTCTCATATTTGAGACGCAGACGCGATGGGCGCAAGGTCTGCTCGTAGTTGGCCATGAATTGTCCCTGAGGGCTGTTCAGGAAGTTGATCAAGGCCTCTTTGTCGAATTCTCCGGTCTCCGGGTTGGTGAATCCCTGCTTGATTTCGGGCAGGATATTCTCTCCCTGAACCATATCGACAACTTCAGAGTCGGTTACGCCGATACCGAGCTCCTTGTACTGTTCGTCATAAGTGTAACGGCTCACCAATAGTTGCCAGGCTTGGTTCTGGATGGTGTAGTTTTCGGCGTCGTTCGGCTGGCGACGGTTACGGCTAGCGAACTGTTGCTTCATTTGGTTGATCTCGGCGTCGAACTCCTCAAGCGAGATTTCCTCTCCGCCTATCTCGCCTACGGTCCTTTTACCTTTTCCCAGCAAGACGGAGTTGGGTCCGATAAGGTCCCCTCCGACCACAAAAAGGCCCAGTCCGACGGCGACGATGCCTACGGCCAAACCCGTTTTTTCGCGTATCTTATTGATTAATGCCATTGTTTATGAATTATGCGCTTAGATTTCTCCTTTTGTCAGAAAAATGCCATGAAAATACTTGTCCGTTTTGCGGGTTAACTTTTTAGCGTGGTCTCCGCTAGGCCACGGGCCGGCAAAATAGTGCCATCTCCGCCAATAACAAAGATAACAAATTCCGCACTTTTGGGCTATACGCCTTTGATTATCTTGCGATAAGCGTCCTATGAACCCAAAAAATCGGTGGCGCCGGGGCTGTATTTTCCGGAAAAGAAACGTTAGCCGGGCCCATTTCCCGGTCCGCAGGGACAAAAAAGCGGACAAGGTTGCGCAAGGTAAACAAAATACGGGTATTCTTCAACGGATGAATTGAATGGCTATGAGGCCTTTTCAGTCGTTGAGGTTTTCCCCTTTGTTGATTTCCATCTTTACCAGGTCTATGCGGTTTTCCTCCATCGACATGATGGTGAAGGTGAAGGGCGAAATCCGGATAATGTCGTTGAGTTCGGGAATGGAGCCTGTCTCGGAGAGAATAAGTCCGCCGAGGGTGTCGTAGTCTCCGCAGGGGAGCGTCCAAGTGTAGCGTTCGTTCAAGTCGTCTATTTCGTGGCGGGCGCTGAACAGGAAAGTGTTGTCGTTGATTTTTCTCTCTTCCCGGTATTCGTTGTCGTGCTCGTCCTGGATTTCTCCGAATATTTCCTCCATTACGTCCTCGATGCTGATAATTCCCGATGTTCCCCCGTACTCGTCCACAACCAAAGCGATACTTTTCCGTTCGGTGATGAATTTAAGCATTACGTCATTGGCGAGCATTGTTTCGGTAACCAACGGAATCGGGTTGAGGATGTCCTTAATGGAATCGGGTTGGCTGAACATGCTGTTGGAATGGCAAAAGCCCAACACTTCGTCTATCGTGTCTTTGTACACCAGTACTTTGGAGTGGCCGGAATCCACAAAGGCTTTTGAAAGCGTTTCGATATCGTCGTTGATATCCACGGCCACCACTTCGGTGCGGGGAATCAGACATTCCCGCACTTTGGTTTTTTTGAACTCAAGGGCGTTGCTGAAAATCCGGGTGTCCACTTCGTTTTCCTCGGCGGAGGTGTCGTTTACCCTTTCCCGGATGTAGTTATTCAGTTCCGTACGTCCGAAGGCCGGTTTGGTGTCAGAGTATTCAAGTCGCATTACTTTGGTAATGACAAATTTCGAGAGTCCCATTACCATCCACACAAATGGGTACAGCAAGTAATACATCAACAGGATAAACGGGGCCGCCGCGGTAAGGGCCCTGTTCGGGTTAACCAGAAAAAGGCTTTTGGGCGTATATTCAGCCGTGAAGAGAACTATGACGGTGGTGATAATCGTTTGGATCAGAAAGATAGCCAGTTCGTTGGTAAACGGAATAATGTCGTACTGAGCGTTGAGCGATTCCATCAGCTCGGTCATGTAAATGGTGTACACTACCAGCGATAGGGTGTTGCCGATAAGTGTGGTTCCGATAAACCGGGAGCTTTTTTCGTAAAACTTCGCAATTATATTGGCCGAAAATTTCCCTTTTTTCCTTTCCAATTCAATCGAGAGCCTGTCGGATGAGACAAAGGCGATCTCCACTCCGGAAAAAAGGGCGGAGAGTAAGAGGCAAACAAAAATGATGATCAGCGAGTGGGAGTCTTCCATGGATTATTTATGGGACGATTGGTTCGGTCTTTAAATCGGTGGTTTTGAGTTTATGTTTCTCCGGGGCGAGAAGCTCCGGTTTTACGGGAGCTTTCAGGCTGTCGGAGGCGTTGTTCTCGTTCTCTTTTTCCTTTTCTTCGTCAATGCTAAATTCATGCTTGGAGTTCTCGATGCTGTAATCGGAGAAATCTTCCATGGCCCAGAAACGGTCGCCGGTACTGACGTCGGTTCCCTGCACTAGCCGTACGAAGCGGTCGGTGTAGAACTTCTTTTCTTTCCTGTCCCAGAACAGTTCGTCGGTGAAAAGCTTGTTGCCTTCCTTGATGTTTATAACGCGGACATCGCCTACGGCGTGCCAAAGTTTCTTTTTCGGATCAAAAGTGCAGGAATCCGCCTGGATGGTGGCGGAGAGCTGGCCGTCCTTTTCGTAGTTTTCCAAGTAAAGGCCTTTCGGGTACACTTCGTTGCCGTTTTCGAAAATTTGCCTTATGGGGAATTTGGCGTAGTAAACGAGCGCACTGTCTTCGGTAAAAAATATCTCGGCGTCGCGCATTTCCATAACGGGGCCTTCGTAAGCTTTGGCAGGCAAGTCACTGCCACGTTCTCCGCAAGCGGAGAGCAGGGCCACGGTGGCGAAGATAATGAAGGCGTAAAAACGTGTACTTATGCTTGTTATCATTGGTCTGCGAAAGCGTGATTGCGTTTTTTCAAGTAATGTTCGTTACCCTTAAAACGAAAAAACGGTCACCGCTTATGCGATGACCGTCTAAAAATAGTGATTTAATATTATCTTCTCTGCAAAGTAGCGCTCGTATTTATCCAGCAACCTACTTGGATCTTGTCACCTTCGTTGAGGTTTTCGCTGAAGATATCCTCAGAAGAAGGGAATTGCTGCTTAGCAACGTTCATTTTGGCAGTGTTTCCGGCTTTCTTGAACATCTCGTAAGCGGCCAAGAAAACAGCGCGGTCTTTCACGCGGCTTTTACCTTGCTTGCAAGACTCGTACGACTGCA
It encodes the following:
- the lptC gene encoding LPS export ABC transporter periplasmic protein LptC, with amino-acid sequence MITSISTRFYAFIIFATVALLSACGERGSDLPAKAYEGPVMEMRDAEIFFTEDSALVYYAKFPIRQIFENGNEVYPKGLYLENYEKDGQLSATIQADSCTFDPKKKLWHAVGDVRVINIKEGNKLFTDELFWDRKEKKFYTDRFVRLVQGTDVSTGDRFWAMEDFSDYSIENSKHEFSIDEEKEKENENNASDSLKAPVKPELLAPEKHKLKTTDLKTEPIVP
- a CDS encoding SurA N-terminal domain-containing protein; this encodes MALINKIREKTGLAVGIVAVGLGLFVVGGDLIGPNSVLLGKGKRTVGEIGGEEISLEEFDAEINQMKQQFASRNRRQPNDAENYTIQNQAWQLLVSRYTYDEQYKELGIGVTDSEVVDMVQGENILPEIKQGFTNPETGEFDKEALINFLNSPQGQFMANYEQTLRPSRLRLKYENMILNGDYTTKIEAQKEYNNQTELIDTRYLYVPYSALADSVFKVSEGEAKAYLNSHAEDFQVNEEGRSAKYVDFAVIPTAEDSAAFMKEMAEVKEDFRQAKEDSIYAKINTENSRGFNFYGHFGAAELPRRLQINAPILSAGDVRGPYKTGQYYTLYKVTDITKGENASVRASHILFKTDGSNDAEVKKEAQKVLKEIRGGANFAAMAAKYGQDGTATRGGDLGWFTKGRMVAPFEKAVFDAKRTGVLRNLVKTEFGYHIIDVTSLPNYNVYTVATIERELYPSDESVDAVYKKADLFASTSTDYDDFKANAEKDGYAIRDAVDVRATDRRIGFVGDARSAVTWLYREGEVGKVSQVFEAGDDHYLVMIMTGKTEEGTASFASVKSTAERKARNEKKAVFITEKLQKTKNGDINEWAIAFGSEANVFNKSGLKPSDNTLPSTGFAPELVGTALGLKEGQISGPIKLDNGIAVIQVIRKQAAPEIADYNSYKDQLNSRKRSQTAFNISKSLEKHAGVKDERYKHY
- a CDS encoding MFS transporter; its protein translation is MKHLLSHYGRLVIRYPRIIGFGASHYLASSFGQSFLISLFVPYLLSSFSLDNQTFSYYYSAATLGGAFLLSVFGPFTDKMPIRSFSRINGLALGGFCLVLASAGNPWVMLIALTGLRLSGQGLMPLAGATAMGKFFHHNRGKALALASMGMSIGEIFAPAMIIASIALWGWQETWVIFAVLAGIAFPALCTFLIKPDEHIHATGKKSTRVGSGKLSRKALLKDFTFLAPALTVVFSPFVTTGVFIHQNLILEAKGWEEGWFAATFIFFGTFRIISTLFTGPLIDKFTAVRLAPLAPIPLAIGIAVLFSGNDSWRLAVYLSLNGMSLSFGSLVGSALWAEIYGAQYLGTTKSLVSTIMVLATAVSPVIFGVVFQNYYDMQKGFIGILLTACTLSFLTFMALRSKRFRFA
- a CDS encoding cysteine-rich CWC family protein; this translates as MPRHEDKKCPRCGAGFECKTGSVTICQCYAVPLNTDEREYIREKFDDCLCARCLAQLKQEFHDTGNEKTVSDK
- a CDS encoding hemolysin family protein, with protein sequence MEDSHSLIIIFVCLLLSALFSGVEIAFVSSDRLSIELERKKGKFSANIIAKFYEKSSRFIGTTLIGNTLSLVVYTIYMTELMESLNAQYDIIPFTNELAIFLIQTIITTVIVLFTAEYTPKSLFLVNPNRALTAAAPFILLMYYLLYPFVWMVMGLSKFVITKVMRLEYSDTKPAFGRTELNNYIRERVNDTSAEENEVDTRIFSNALEFKKTKVRECLIPRTEVVAVDINDDIETLSKAFVDSGHSKVLVYKDTIDEVLGFCHSNSMFSQPDSIKDILNPIPLVTETMLANDVMLKFITERKSIALVVDEYGGTSGIISIEDVMEEIFGEIQDEHDNEYREERKINDNTFLFSARHEIDDLNERYTWTLPCGDYDTLGGLILSETGSIPELNDIIRISPFTFTIMSMEENRIDLVKMEINKGENLND